The following proteins come from a genomic window of Oncorhynchus mykiss isolate Arlee chromosome 19, USDA_OmykA_1.1, whole genome shotgun sequence:
- the LOC110497574 gene encoding dnaJ homolog subfamily C member 5B, giving the protein MAEPNQRPQRKMSTTGDSLYNILELEKGASAGEIKKAYRKLALRNHPDKNPDNPEAAEKFKEINNANSILNDETKRKVYDEYGSMGLYVAEQFGDESVKYYFLIHKCWFKTLMVCCGIFTLCCCCCCCFFCCGRCKPLEEEHGYVDPDDLEAQIRAEQDRGEQEPIVIQPHAAANEKTEFDHDQSAAKPL; this is encoded by the exons ATGGCGGAACCAAACCAAAGGCCTCAACGTAAGATGTCCACCACAGGTGACAGTCTATACAATATACTTGAACTGGAGAAAGGAGCATCCGCAGGAGAAATAAAGAAGGCATACAG GAAACTAGCACTGAGGAATCATCCTGACAAGAACCCAGACAATCCAGAGGCAGCTGAGAAGTTTAAAGAGATCAACAATGCCAACTCCATCCTCAACGACGAGACCAAGAGGAAGGTCTACGATGAGTACGGCTCCATGGGCCTCTATGTGGCCGAGCAGTTTGGAGACGAGAGCGTTAAATATTACTTCCTCATTCACAAGTGCTGGTTTAAG accctgATGGTGTGCTGTGGGATCTTCaccctctgctgctgctgttgctgctgctttTTCTGCTGTGGCAGGTGCAAGCCACTGGAGGAGGAGCACGGATACGTAGACCCAGACGACCTGGAGGCTCAGATCAGAGCTGAGCAGGACAGGG GGGAACAAGAACCCATTGTGATCCAGCCTCATGCTGCTGCTAATGAGAAGACCGAGTTCGATCACGACCAATCTGCAGCCAAACCACTCTGA